The window GGACCGGTCGACGCGGCGTACTGCGCGGCCTACGAGAGCGTGAGCGGCCCGGCCACGGCGACCGTCCGCCTGCTGAGCCTGGACCCCTTCGACGCGACGGGCGTACTGGCCCGTCTGGCACCGGAGTTGGACCAAGTCGTGGACCGCGCGGTGGAGGCGGCGCGGAGAGTCGTCGACGAGGGGGTCGACGCGTTGCCGGCGGGCTCGGCACCATTGCTGGAGATCGGAGCGGAGGTGCACGCGGGCTGGCCGGTACGCCTGTTCGCCTCGTAGCCGCTCGCCCCAGGGGCGCGGGGCTGTGTTCGATATGCGGCTCCGCCGCGTGAGCGCGACAAGCCCCCACCCACCCGCACCCCGAAACCCGCGCCCACCACCCCGAACCCGGTCGTCCCAAACCAGGACCCGCCCAACCAGGAGCCGCACATGCACCTCGACCACCACCACGACGGCGCGCCAGCCGTCAGCGCCGACGCCCACCGCCCCGACGGCACCCGCAGAGCGCTCCGCATCGGCCTCGGCGGCCCCGTCGGCTCAGGAAAGACCGCCACCGTCGCCGCCCTCTGCCGCGCGCTGCGGGACGAGCTGTCGCTCGCGGTCGTCACCAACGACATCTACACCCGGGAGGACGCCGAGTTCCTGCTCCGGGAAGCCGTGCTGCCGCCCGAGCGGATCACCGCCGTGGAGACGGGCGCCTGCCCGCACACCGCGATCCGGGACGACATCTCCGCCAACCTGGAAGCGGTGGAGGACCTGGAGGACGCCGTCGGGCCGCTGGACCTGGTCCTCGTGGAGTCCGGCGGGGACAACCTCACCGCGACCTTCTCCAAGGGGCTCGTCGACGCGCAGATCTTCGTTATCGACGTGGCCGGGGGCGATGACATCCCGCGCAAGGGCGGGCCGGGCGTGACCACCGCCGACCTGCTCATCGTCAACAAGACCGACCTCGCACCGTACGTCGGCTCCGACCTCGCGCGCATGGCGGCCGACGCCAAGGCGCAGCGGGCCGAACTGCCGGTCGTCTTCCAGTCGTTGCGGAGCGAGGCCGGGGTGTCGGACGTCGCCGCATGGGTCCGGGCACAGCTCGCCGCGTGGGCGGCGTGAGCGTGCTCGGCACCGGGGTGCGGTCCGTCGCGCGGATCGTCGCCCGGGACGACGGCCGGGGCGGGACCTCCCTGCCCGTGCTGGAGAGCGACGGCCCGCTGGCGCTGCGGCGGACCAGGGCGAGCGGCCCCGAGGCGCGGGTCATGCTCGTCGGGGCGATGAGCGGCCCGCTCGGCGGCGACCACTTCACCGTGGAGGCCCGGGTGGAGGAGGCGGCCCGGCTGTCGGTCGGGTCGGCCGCCGCCACCATCGCGCTGCCGGGACAGTCGAAGAGCGAGGCACGCTACGACGTGCGGCTCGATGTCGCCGACGGTGCCGAACTGCACTGGCTGCCGGAGCAGTTGATCTCCGCCCAGGGCAGCGACCTGTATGTCACGACCCGCGTCGATCTCGCCGCCACGGCCCGGCTCGTGCTGCGCGAGGAGCAGGTGCTCGGACGCGTCGGTGAGGAACCCGGACGGCTGACGAGCCGTCTGACGTTGCGGATCGCCGAGCGGACCGTGCTCGACCAGGAGCTGGCCTGTGGGCCCGGCGCGCCGGGCGGCTGGGACGGGCCCGCCGTCCTCGGGGGACACCGGGCGGTCGGGCAACTGGTCGTCGTACGGCCGGAGTTCTCCGTCGAACCGGTGACGGCCCGGGCGCTGGGGGAGGGGGCGTCGGTCGTGCCGCTCGCCGGACCCGCCGGGCTGGTGACGGCCGTGGCGCAGGACGCGCTGCGGCTGCGGCGGCTGCTCGACGAGGCGCTGACGTCCCTCGCGTAGACGCTCGGTCAGGCGTCCGTAGAGCAGCACCCGTTCTCCGTTTATCGGATTGGCAAAGAAGCGCGACGGACCCTGTTCTCAGTGACCTCACAGCCGCGAGGATCCCCGTACTGATCGCAACGATGTACGGGGAGGTCCCCCTTGAGGGGTACGAGACCGAAGAGGCGGGTGGCGGCGCTCGGTTCGGCCGGAGCACTCGTCACGGCCACGCTGATAGCCGGCGCCGTCGCGGCGCCCACGGCGAACGCGAGCGCGGGCACCCGCCACGGCCAGGACCGCGAGGCCCGGGGTGTCGCGACAGCCGCCGCCCGGGCCGCGAAGGCCGGCATCGACTGGCAGGACTGCCCCGCCGACTGGAATCTGGCCAAGCCGATCCAGTGCGGGTACGTCACCGTGCCGCTCGACTACGCCAAGCCGCACGGCAAGCAGATCAAACTCGCGGTCGACCGCATCGGCAACACGGGCACGAAGGCCGAGCGGCAGGGCGCGCTCCTCTACAACCCCGGCGGCCCCGGCGGCTCCGGACTGCGCTTCCCCGCCCGGGTCACGAGCAAGAACCCGGTGTGGGCCAACGCCGCCAAGGCCTACGACTTCGTGGGCTTCGACCCGCGCGGCGTCGGCAAGTCGGCGCCCATCTCCTGTGTCGACCCGCAGGAGTTCGTCAAGGCACCCAAGATGGACCCGGTGCCCGACTCGGAGGCCGACAAGCTCGCCCAGCGCAAGCTGGCCCGCGAGTACGCCGAGGGCTGCCAGGACCGCAGCGGCGCGATGCTGCCGCACATGACCACGCCGAACACCGCGCGCGACCTCGACGTCATCCGCGCCGCCCTCGGCGAGAAGAAGCTCAACTTCCTGGGCGTCTCCTACGGCACCTACCTCGGCGCCGTCTACGGCACCCTCTTCCCCGGCCATGTGCGCCGCATGGTCGTCGACAGCGTCGTCAACCCGTCCCGGGACAAGATCTGGTACCAGGCCAACCTGGACCAGGACGTCGCCTTCGAGGGCCGCTGGAAGGACTGGCAGGACTGGGTCGCCGCGAACGACGCGACCTACCACCTCGGCACCACCCGCGCCGCCGTCCAGGAGAAGTGGCTCCAGCTGCGCGCCACGGCGAAGAAGAACCCCCTCGGCGGGGTCGTCGGCCCGGCCGAGCTGATCTCCTTCTTCCAGAGCGCCCCGTACTACGACTCGGCGTGGGCCCCGGTCGCGTCGGCCTTCAGCAAGTACGTCGCCGGAGACACCCAGGCGCTGATCGACGCCGCCGCCCCCGACCTGTCGGACACCGCGGGCAACGCCTCCGCGGAGAACGGCAACGCCGTCTACACGGCCGTGGAGTGCGCCGACGCCAAGTGGCCCACCAGCTGGCGCACCTGGGACCGGGACAACACCCGGCTCCACAAGGACCACCCGTTCATGACGTGGGCCAACGCCTGGATGAACCTGCCGTGCGCCACCTGGCCGTCCAAGCAGCACACGCCGCTGAACGTCAAGAGCGGCAAGGGCCTGCCCGGCGTGCTCATCGTCCAGTCGGAGCATGACGCGGCGACGCCGTACGAGGGCGCCGTCGAACTGCACAAGCGGTTCAAGGGCTCCCGCCTGATCACCGAGAAGGACGCCGGTTCGCACGGCGTCTCCGGGCTGGTCAACCCGTGCGTCAACGAGCGGGTGGACAGCTACCTGCTCACCGGCAAGCTGGACCGTCGCGATGTGACCTGCACACCGCACGCCACGCCCAAGCCGTAGTCACGGCCGGAGGGGGGCGGTCGTACGGCCGCCCCCCTCAGTCGTCCCCTCGGCCGTCCCTCTCCGCCAGCCAGGCGTCCTCCGCCGCGTAGTCGAAGAGGTCGCCGTACGCCTGGACCATCTTCGGGTACGCCTCCCGCCAGTCCCGCCCGGCGAGTTGTTCCTCGATCCAGGCGACCGTCTCCGGCAGGGTGTCCGCGTACCGCACCACCGGCCGGTAGCCCAGCTCGCGCTGCGCCGCCGACATGTCGCACACCACGGGCATCGGCACCGACCAGGGCGTCTCGCCCACACCGGGTGCGGGCGGCGGGCCGTCCACGAGCACGTCCTCGGTCTTCACGCCCATCACCGCGTCGATCTCCGCCGCGATCGTGGCCACCGTCGGCGCGTCCGGGTCGACGGCGTTCAGGACGCGGGCGCCCGGCCGGGCGGCGGCCAGCCGGATCAGCTCGGCGATCGTGTGGACGCTCGCCGGATGGAACCGGCTCTCGCCGCCGTAGGCGAGCACGCGCCGCCTACGCCCGTCGAGGTTGCGCTTCACCATGTACAGCTCGCGCGGGCCCTGGCAGTACGCCCCGTGGATCGCGCCCGCGCGCAGCAGCGTGGTCGGCAACCGGTCGCCCGCCGCGAGGAGTTCACGCTCCAGCTCCGCCTTCCGGGTGCTGTACGAGGCGTCGCCCGGCCGCACCGTGCGCTGGTCCTCCGTCAGCGGCACCGGGTACTCGGGAAAGCCCCCGGGCTCGCCCTGCGTGTCGAAGCCGCGGCCCCGGTCGTCCTCGTACACCGACACACTGGAGATCACCACCGCCGAGCCGACCCGCCCGGCCAGCCCCGTCAACTGCCGTGCGTGCCCGGCGCCGAACGCCACCATGTCCACCAGGACGTCGCAGCCGTCACCGACCGCCGCGGACAGCGCCGCGTCGTCCTCCCGGTCGGCCCGCACGGCCTGGACGCCGTCCGGCCACCGGGGGTCCCGGCCGCCGCCCCGCGAGACGGCCGTCACCTCCCAGCCGTCCCGGGCCAGCGCCCCCACCGCCACCCGTCCGATCTGTCCCGTCGCCCCGATCACCACAGCACGTGTCATACGGCGACCGTACGGCGGCCGGGGGCCGGGCCACCTGCGGTTCTGCCGACGGCAGAGGCATCAACCGAGCGGCATGCGCGGCAGCTTCCGCTTCTTCGCGGCGGCGGCCTCCTCGGCCTTCACGACGGCCGCGTACTGGTCGACGTACTCCTGCCCGGACAGGGAGAGGATCGCGTACATGAGCTCGTCGGTGACGGCGCGCAGGATGGCCTTCTCGTTCTCCATTCCGGCGTAGCGGGAGAAGTCGAGGGGCTCGCCGAAGCGGATCGCGACGGGGTGGATGTTGGGGATGACCTTGCCGGGCGGCTGGGCCTCGAAGGTGCCGATCATCGCGCAGGGGATGATCGGGACGCCCGCCTTGAGGGCCATCACCGCGACCCCGACCTTGCCCTTGTAGAGCCGGCCGTCGTGCGAGCGCGTGCCCTCGGGGTAGATGCCGAGCAACTCGCCCTTGTCCAGCACGCCGAGGCCCTCGCGGATCGCGGCCTGGCCCGCGTCCTTGCCCGAGCGGTCGACCGGGATCTGCCCCGCGCTGCGGAAGAAGAAGGCCGTCAGCCGGCCCTTGAGACCCGGGCCCGTGAAGTACTCGGCCTTCGCCAGGAAGGTGATGCGCCGCTTGAGGATCGCCGGCATCAGGAAGTGGTCCGAGAACGACAGATGATTGCCGGCGACGATGGCGGCGCCCTCCGACGGCACGTGCTCCAGCCCCTCTATTCGAGGGCGGAAGACCAGTCGCAGCAGCGGGCCCAGCAGCACGTATTTCAGCAGGTAGTAGAACAAAGCGGGCGCTCCTCGACTCTGGCGGTGAACTCAACCGCCGCGTTCCAGCAGGTCAACCGGCGTGTCGTGGGGTGCCAGTGTAGGTGCAGGCGCAGTCACCGGGCACCTCGTGCGGCGGGACCTCGTCGATCCTTCACCTTTTGACTGACGGTCAGTCAGTCGGGTGGCGGTGTCCGGTGGTGCTCATGCGGCTGGGGAGGGCCGCGGGACCAGCGTGCTGCTCCGTACGGGTGATCGGCAAGCCGAACGGGTGGCATGGCCGGGAAGTGAAGGGTGCCTGGCCAACCGGTGGTTCTTGCGGCCTCGGCGAGTAGTCTGCGGAGCATGCGGATCTCTGTTTCCTCGGACATGGACGAGCCCGTCGCCCGCGCTCTCGTGGCCGCGCTGCGGGACCGGGGGCACGAGGTGCGCCCGCACGGCGCGCTGCGCTCCGGGGGCGACCCGCAGTGGGCCGTGTGCTCGGAGGCCGCGGCCCGCGAGGTCGCCGACGGGGCGGCCGACCAGGCCGTGGTGTGCTGCTGGACCGGCACGGGCGCCTCGATCGCGGCGAACAAGGTGCCCGGCGTACGGGCCGCCTTGTGCACGGACGCCTACACGGCCGACGGGGCCCGCCGCTGGAACGACGCCAACGTCCTCGCGCTCAGCCTGCGGCTGACGTCCGAGCCGCTGCTGACGGAGATCCTCGACGCGTGGTTCGCGGGCGAGCCCAGCGGCGACACCGAGGACCGGCAGAACGTGGACCGCGTCCGGATCCTCGACCACGGACGGAACCGGCTGTAGGGCGGCAGGCCCCCGATCACAGCCGCACGATGACCAGCGCGGTGTCGTCGGTGGCGCCCCCGGGCGGCAGCAGCTCCAGCAGGACGGTGTCGGCGAGTGCCTCGGGGTCCTGGTCCCGGTTCCGGGCCAGCGCGTCGGCGAGGCGGCCCAGACC of the Streptomyces koelreuteriae genome contains:
- a CDS encoding lysophospholipid acyltransferase family protein; amino-acid sequence: MFYYLLKYVLLGPLLRLVFRPRIEGLEHVPSEGAAIVAGNHLSFSDHFLMPAILKRRITFLAKAEYFTGPGLKGRLTAFFFRSAGQIPVDRSGKDAGQAAIREGLGVLDKGELLGIYPEGTRSHDGRLYKGKVGVAVMALKAGVPIIPCAMIGTFEAQPPGKVIPNIHPVAIRFGEPLDFSRYAGMENEKAILRAVTDELMYAILSLSGQEYVDQYAAVVKAEEAAAAKKRKLPRMPLG
- a CDS encoding RpiB/LacA/LacB family sugar-phosphate isomerase, which codes for MRISVSSDMDEPVARALVAALRDRGHEVRPHGALRSGGDPQWAVCSEAAAREVADGAADQAVVCCWTGTGASIAANKVPGVRAALCTDAYTADGARRWNDANVLALSLRLTSEPLLTEILDAWFAGEPSGDTEDRQNVDRVRILDHGRNRL
- the ureG gene encoding urease accessory protein UreG; this encodes MHLDHHHDGAPAVSADAHRPDGTRRALRIGLGGPVGSGKTATVAALCRALRDELSLAVVTNDIYTREDAEFLLREAVLPPERITAVETGACPHTAIRDDISANLEAVEDLEDAVGPLDLVLVESGGDNLTATFSKGLVDAQIFVIDVAGGDDIPRKGGPGVTTADLLIVNKTDLAPYVGSDLARMAADAKAQRAELPVVFQSLRSEAGVSDVAAWVRAQLAAWAA
- a CDS encoding urease accessory protein UreD, whose amino-acid sequence is MGPGTARRVGGVSVLGTGVRSVARIVARDDGRGGTSLPVLESDGPLALRRTRASGPEARVMLVGAMSGPLGGDHFTVEARVEEAARLSVGSAAATIALPGQSKSEARYDVRLDVADGAELHWLPEQLISAQGSDLYVTTRVDLAATARLVLREEQVLGRVGEEPGRLTSRLTLRIAERTVLDQELACGPGAPGGWDGPAVLGGHRAVGQLVVVRPEFSVEPVTARALGEGASVVPLAGPAGLVTAVAQDALRLRRLLDEALTSLA
- a CDS encoding NAD-dependent epimerase/dehydratase family protein yields the protein MTRAVVIGATGQIGRVAVGALARDGWEVTAVSRGGGRDPRWPDGVQAVRADREDDAALSAAVGDGCDVLVDMVAFGAGHARQLTGLAGRVGSAVVISSVSVYEDDRGRGFDTQGEPGGFPEYPVPLTEDQRTVRPGDASYSTRKAELERELLAAGDRLPTTLLRAGAIHGAYCQGPRELYMVKRNLDGRRRRVLAYGGESRFHPASVHTIAELIRLAAARPGARVLNAVDPDAPTVATIAAEIDAVMGVKTEDVLVDGPPPAPGVGETPWSVPMPVVCDMSAAQRELGYRPVVRYADTLPETVAWIEEQLAGRDWREAYPKMVQAYGDLFDYAAEDAWLAERDGRGDD
- a CDS encoding alpha/beta hydrolase, which codes for MRGTRPKRRVAALGSAGALVTATLIAGAVAAPTANASAGTRHGQDREARGVATAAARAAKAGIDWQDCPADWNLAKPIQCGYVTVPLDYAKPHGKQIKLAVDRIGNTGTKAERQGALLYNPGGPGGSGLRFPARVTSKNPVWANAAKAYDFVGFDPRGVGKSAPISCVDPQEFVKAPKMDPVPDSEADKLAQRKLAREYAEGCQDRSGAMLPHMTTPNTARDLDVIRAALGEKKLNFLGVSYGTYLGAVYGTLFPGHVRRMVVDSVVNPSRDKIWYQANLDQDVAFEGRWKDWQDWVAANDATYHLGTTRAAVQEKWLQLRATAKKNPLGGVVGPAELISFFQSAPYYDSAWAPVASAFSKYVAGDTQALIDAAAPDLSDTAGNASAENGNAVYTAVECADAKWPTSWRTWDRDNTRLHKDHPFMTWANAWMNLPCATWPSKQHTPLNVKSGKGLPGVLIVQSEHDAATPYEGAVELHKRFKGSRLITEKDAGSHGVSGLVNPCVNERVDSYLLTGKLDRRDVTCTPHATPKP